A DNA window from Mycolicibacter hiberniae contains the following coding sequences:
- the pta gene encoding phosphate acetyltransferase, producing MSQTSAGASSIYLAAAEGGSGKSVLALGLLHLLAASSARVGVFRPIVRSLDEPDGQLELLLAHATAAIEDHSSCRGVTYQQVFADREAALGEIVSRFHDVARHCDTVLVVGSDYTDVVNPSELSFNARVAVNLGAPLVLAVNGYNRDAQSVAEITARCLAEVSAVHAHPAAVIANRCDPDRLCDVSQAISQQLPDIDVPVFAVPEVALLSAPTMAELCSALDGTVYSGDPELLRREALSVMVGGMTAENILDRLSEGQVVIVPADRSDVLLALVNAHEAQGFPSLAGIILNGGLLPHPAIDKLVKGLRPTLPLIATSHRTYDTAEMVSNTGSRITVDALRKVDTAIALIAKHIDGAELAERIRVPASNVVTPQMFEYRLLERARADRRHIVLPEATDDRILLAAGRLLSRGIVDLTLLGVEGAVRRRGAELGVDLDAARVIDPETSELRDAFGAEYSRLRSHKGVTEDRAREIMRDISYFGTMMVQQGIADGMVSGAAHTTAHTIRPAFEIIRTAPGVSTVSSVFLMCLSDRVLAYGDCAVVPDPTVEQLADIAISSAATAAAFGIEPRVALLSYSTGESGSGAGVDKVRAATQLVHQRRPDLLADGPIQYDAAVDAGVAAAKRPDSPVAGRATVLVFPDLNTGNNTYKAVQRSAGAIAIGPVLQGLAKPVNDLSRGALVDDIVYTVAITAIQAQGALQ from the coding sequence ATGTCGCAAACATCTGCCGGTGCATCGAGCATTTACCTCGCCGCTGCCGAGGGCGGCTCCGGCAAGTCCGTGCTCGCGCTGGGCCTGCTGCACCTGTTGGCGGCCTCCTCGGCCCGCGTCGGGGTGTTCCGACCGATCGTGCGCTCGCTGGACGAGCCGGACGGGCAACTCGAACTGCTGCTCGCGCATGCCACCGCCGCCATCGAGGACCACAGTTCCTGCCGCGGCGTGACCTACCAGCAGGTCTTCGCTGACCGGGAGGCGGCGCTGGGCGAGATCGTCTCGCGATTCCACGATGTCGCCCGGCACTGCGACACCGTGCTGGTGGTCGGCAGCGACTACACCGACGTCGTCAACCCGAGTGAGTTGAGCTTCAACGCCCGGGTCGCGGTGAACCTCGGGGCGCCCTTGGTGCTTGCGGTCAACGGCTACAACCGCGACGCCCAGTCCGTCGCCGAGATCACCGCACGCTGCCTGGCCGAGGTGTCGGCGGTACACGCCCATCCGGCGGCGGTGATCGCCAACCGCTGCGATCCCGACCGGCTCTGCGATGTCAGCCAGGCGATCTCGCAGCAGCTGCCCGACATCGACGTGCCGGTGTTCGCAGTTCCCGAGGTGGCGCTGTTGTCGGCCCCGACGATGGCCGAACTCTGCTCGGCACTGGACGGCACCGTCTACAGCGGCGACCCGGAGTTGCTTCGCCGGGAGGCGCTCAGCGTCATGGTCGGTGGCATGACCGCGGAGAACATTCTCGACAGGTTGTCCGAGGGGCAGGTGGTGATCGTGCCGGCCGACCGTTCCGACGTGCTGCTGGCTTTGGTGAACGCCCATGAAGCGCAGGGCTTTCCGTCACTGGCGGGGATCATTCTCAACGGCGGGCTGTTGCCTCATCCCGCTATCGACAAGCTGGTCAAGGGTCTTCGGCCGACCCTGCCGCTGATCGCCACCAGCCACCGCACCTACGACACCGCCGAAATGGTGTCGAACACCGGTTCGCGGATCACCGTGGATGCACTGCGCAAGGTCGACACCGCAATCGCGCTGATCGCCAAGCACATCGACGGTGCCGAGCTGGCCGAGCGGATCCGGGTGCCGGCGTCGAACGTCGTCACCCCGCAGATGTTCGAATACCGGCTGCTGGAACGGGCCCGGGCCGACCGCCGGCACATCGTGCTGCCGGAGGCGACCGATGACCGGATTCTGCTGGCCGCCGGCCGGTTGCTGTCGCGCGGCATCGTCGATCTGACGTTGCTCGGCGTCGAAGGCGCGGTGCGCCGCCGCGGCGCCGAGCTGGGGGTGGACCTCGACGCCGCGCGGGTGATCGACCCGGAGACCTCCGAGCTGCGGGACGCCTTCGGTGCCGAATACAGCCGGCTGCGGTCCCACAAGGGTGTGACCGAGGATCGTGCCCGCGAGATCATGCGCGACATCTCCTATTTCGGCACCATGATGGTGCAGCAGGGCATTGCCGACGGGATGGTGTCGGGTGCCGCGCACACCACCGCGCACACGATCAGGCCGGCGTTCGAGATCATCCGGACTGCGCCCGGGGTGTCGACGGTGTCCAGTGTGTTCCTGATGTGTCTGTCGGACCGGGTATTGGCCTACGGCGACTGTGCGGTGGTTCCCGATCCCACCGTCGAACAGCTGGCCGACATCGCGATCTCCTCGGCGGCCACCGCGGCGGCGTTCGGCATCGAACCCCGGGTGGCGCTGCTGTCGTATTCGACCGGCGAATCCGGCTCCGGTGCCGGCGTGGACAAGGTCCGTGCGGCAACGCAATTGGTGCACCAGCGTCGCCCGGACCTGCTCGCCGACGGCCCCATCCAGTACGACGCCGCGGTCGACGCGGGGGTGGCAGCGGCCAAGAGACCGGACTCGCCGGTCGCCGGTCGGGCCACCGTGCTGGTGTTCCCCGACCTCAACACCGGCAACAACACCTACAAGGCGGTGCAACGCAGTGCCGGTGCCATCGCGATCGGCCCGGTGCTGCAGGGCCTGGCCAAACCCGTCAACGACCTGTCCCGGGGAGCGCTGGTCGACGACATCGTCTACACAGTGGCCATCACCGCGATCCAGGCGCAGGGAGCGCTCCAGTGA
- a CDS encoding aminotransferase class V-fold PLP-dependent enzyme, giving the protein MPGLLPGVDPDGLLEYSVVYTDRALNHMSGRFQSVMNEVSAMLREVYHADAAVIVPGNGTCGMEAVARQFANDAEVLVVRNGFFSYRWSQILQTGRITDRITVLTARPTGDGDQAPWTPAPIDEVEKAIARTRPALVCVPHVETASGILLPDDFLARVGAATAAVGGLFVLDCIASGAVWADMATLGVDILVTAPQKDWSAEPGCAMVCLSERAVDVMDRTASTSFALDLKKWREIMIAYENGGHAYHATMPTGVITGLRDAMAQTRDRGFDAVREQQFTLGRKVRALLAERGFPSVAAPGFEAPGVVVSYTTDPEIRTGRKFLAQGIQTAAGVPLQCGEPDTFSTFRVGLFGLDKLADIEGTVARLSRAIDQIA; this is encoded by the coding sequence ATGCCAGGACTACTGCCCGGGGTCGACCCCGACGGTCTGCTCGAGTACTCCGTCGTCTACACCGACCGGGCACTCAACCACATGTCCGGACGCTTCCAGTCCGTCATGAACGAGGTCTCGGCCATGCTCCGCGAGGTGTACCACGCCGACGCGGCAGTCATCGTGCCCGGCAACGGCACGTGTGGCATGGAGGCGGTGGCGCGCCAGTTCGCCAACGACGCCGAGGTGCTGGTCGTGCGCAACGGGTTCTTCAGCTACCGGTGGAGCCAGATTCTGCAGACCGGCCGCATCACCGACCGCATCACTGTTCTCACCGCCCGCCCGACCGGCGACGGCGACCAGGCGCCTTGGACGCCCGCGCCCATCGACGAGGTCGAGAAGGCCATAGCGCGGACCCGTCCCGCGCTGGTGTGCGTCCCGCACGTCGAAACCGCCAGCGGGATCCTGCTGCCCGACGACTTCCTGGCGCGCGTCGGCGCGGCGACCGCGGCAGTGGGAGGTTTGTTCGTGCTGGACTGCATCGCCTCCGGTGCGGTCTGGGCGGACATGGCGACGCTGGGGGTTGACATCCTGGTCACCGCACCTCAGAAGGACTGGAGCGCCGAGCCGGGCTGCGCGATGGTCTGTCTGTCCGAGCGGGCCGTCGATGTCATGGACCGCACCGCCAGCACCAGCTTCGCGCTCGACCTGAAGAAGTGGCGCGAGATCATGATCGCCTACGAGAACGGCGGGCACGCCTACCACGCGACCATGCCGACCGGTGTCATCACCGGACTGCGCGACGCCATGGCGCAGACCCGCGACCGCGGCTTCGATGCGGTGCGCGAACAGCAGTTCACGCTGGGGCGCAAGGTGCGGGCGCTGCTGGCCGAACGTGGCTTCCCCAGCGTGGCCGCACCGGGATTCGAAGCCCCTGGTGTGGTGGTCAGCTACACCACCGACCCCGAGATCCGGACCGGGCGAAAGTTTTTGGCCCAGGGGATTCAGACCGCGGCGGGAGTGCCCCTGCAATGCGGCGAGCCGGACACATTCTCCACCTTCCGAGTGGGATTGTTCGGGCTGGACAAGCTGGCCGACATCGAGGGAACGGTGGCGCGGCTGAGTCGCGCGATCGACCAGATCGCCTGA
- a CDS encoding maleylpyruvate isomerase N-terminal domain-containing protein: MSSRIEIARHARHAFVDTVDGLTDAEFDHGTTLCTDWSPRDVLSHLIGTAEIGRYLRAPWRLHRINAEAVAAGRRRRRAELIAAGRRWAQVPDRALAGLLLGDVAMHHQDVLRGLGRTRTIPPVEEAAILAEGVSLTVQKLQPTLLRYRVEPTNGIGRPRGRGRVVRGTAEALGMWLGGRNVADVQIEGVRLQQ; this comes from the coding sequence GTGAGCTCCCGAATCGAGATCGCCCGACACGCTCGGCACGCGTTCGTCGACACGGTTGACGGGCTCACCGACGCCGAATTCGACCACGGCACCACCTTGTGCACCGACTGGTCGCCGCGCGATGTGCTGTCGCACCTGATCGGTACGGCGGAGATCGGCCGCTACCTGCGTGCCCCGTGGCGGCTGCACAGGATCAACGCTGAGGCCGTGGCCGCCGGACGCCGGCGCAGGCGAGCGGAGTTGATCGCCGCCGGCCGCCGCTGGGCGCAGGTGCCGGACCGGGCGCTGGCCGGCCTGCTGCTGGGCGACGTGGCGATGCATCACCAGGATGTGCTGCGGGGCCTGGGCCGTACCCGGACGATCCCGCCCGTAGAAGAGGCCGCCATCCTTGCCGAGGGTGTGAGCCTGACCGTGCAGAAGCTGCAGCCGACCTTGCTGCGCTACCGGGTCGAGCCCACCAATGGGATCGGCCGGCCCCGGGGCCGGGGGCGCGTCGTCCGCGGCACCGCGGAGGCGCTGGGGATGTGGCTGGGGGGCCGCAACGTAGCCGATGTGCAGATCGAAGGCGTTCGCCTTCAGCAGTGA
- a CDS encoding acyl-CoA dehydrogenase: protein MSGWAGDPSFDLFKLPQEHDELRAAIRALAEKEIAPYAKEVDEQARFPDEALAALNASGFNAVHVPEAYGGQGADSVAACIVIEEVARVCASSSLIPAVNKLGTMGLILAGSEELKAQVLPALAAGEVMASYALSEREAGSDAAAMRTRAKADGDDWILNGSKCWITNGGKSSWYTVMAVTDPDLDANGISAFMVHIDDEGFTIGPKEHKLGIKGSPTTELYFENCRIPGDRIIGEPGTGFKTALRTLDHTRPTIGAQAVGIAQGALDAAIEYTKDRKQFGKNISTFQGVQFMLADMAMKLEAARLMVYSAAARAERGETGLGFISAASKCFASDVAMEVTTDAVQLFGGAGYTTDFPVERMMRDAKITQIYEGTNQIQRVVMSRHLLR, encoded by the coding sequence ATGTCTGGGTGGGCCGGAGATCCGTCGTTCGACCTGTTCAAACTCCCGCAGGAGCATGACGAACTACGGGCGGCGATTCGGGCGCTGGCGGAGAAGGAGATCGCTCCGTACGCCAAAGAGGTCGACGAGCAGGCCCGGTTCCCCGACGAGGCGCTGGCCGCGCTGAACGCATCGGGTTTCAACGCGGTGCACGTGCCGGAGGCCTACGGCGGCCAGGGCGCGGACTCGGTCGCGGCCTGCATCGTGATCGAAGAGGTGGCCCGGGTATGCGCCTCGTCGTCGCTGATACCGGCGGTGAACAAGCTCGGCACCATGGGGCTGATCCTGGCCGGCTCCGAAGAGCTCAAGGCGCAGGTGCTGCCGGCGCTCGCCGCCGGCGAGGTGATGGCCTCCTACGCGCTGTCCGAGCGCGAAGCGGGCAGTGACGCCGCGGCGATGCGCACGCGCGCCAAGGCCGACGGCGACGACTGGATCCTCAACGGGTCGAAGTGCTGGATCACCAACGGCGGCAAGTCCAGCTGGTACACCGTGATGGCCGTGACCGATCCGGATCTGGACGCCAACGGGATTTCGGCGTTCATGGTGCACATCGACGACGAGGGTTTCACCATCGGGCCCAAGGAGCACAAGCTCGGCATCAAGGGGTCGCCGACCACGGAGCTCTATTTCGAGAACTGTCGGATTCCGGGGGACCGGATCATCGGCGAGCCGGGAACCGGGTTCAAAACGGCGCTGCGCACCCTGGACCACACCCGCCCGACGATCGGCGCCCAGGCGGTGGGTATCGCCCAGGGCGCGCTGGACGCGGCGATCGAGTACACCAAGGACCGCAAGCAGTTCGGCAAGAACATCAGCACCTTTCAGGGTGTCCAGTTCATGCTGGCCGACATGGCGATGAAGCTCGAAGCGGCCCGCCTGATGGTGTACTCGGCCGCGGCGCGCGCCGAGCGGGGCGAGACCGGTCTGGGTTTCATCTCGGCGGCCAGCAAGTGTTTTGCCTCCGACGTTGCCATGGAGGTCACCACGGACGCGGTGCAGTTGTTCGGCGGCGCGGGTTACACCACCGACTTCCCGGTCGAGCGGATGATGCGTGACGCCAAGATCACCCAGATCTACGAGGGCACCAACCAGATTCAGCGCGTCGTGATGAGCCGGCACCTCCTGCGCTGA
- the purE gene encoding 5-(carboxyamino)imidazole ribonucleotide mutase — protein MSEHRPGPRVGVIMGSDSDWSVMEDAAMALAEFDVPFEVGVVSAHRTPQRMFDYARDAAGRGIEVIIAGAGGAAHLPGMVASATPLPVIGVPVPLARLDGLDSLLSIVQMPAGVPVATVSIGGGRNAGLLAVRILGSADAALRARMVAYQDQLAQSVLAKDAMLQGKVTGE, from the coding sequence ATGAGTGAGCACAGGCCCGGTCCCCGGGTCGGCGTCATCATGGGCAGTGACAGCGACTGGTCGGTGATGGAGGACGCGGCGATGGCGCTCGCCGAGTTCGACGTCCCGTTCGAGGTCGGGGTGGTCTCGGCGCACCGCACACCGCAGCGGATGTTCGACTACGCGCGCGACGCCGCGGGACGCGGCATCGAGGTGATCATCGCCGGGGCGGGCGGCGCCGCGCACCTGCCCGGGATGGTGGCCTCGGCCACACCGCTGCCGGTGATCGGGGTGCCGGTCCCGCTGGCGCGCCTGGACGGGCTGGATTCTTTGCTGTCGATCGTGCAGATGCCGGCGGGTGTACCCGTGGCCACCGTGTCCATCGGTGGTGGGCGTAACGCAGGTTTGCTGGCGGTGCGCATTCTGGGCTCTGCCGACGCGGCGCTGCGGGCGCGCATGGTGGCCTATCAAGACCAGTTGGCCCAGAGCGTGCTTGCGAAGGACGCGATGCTTCAAGGTAAAGTTACCGGCGAGTAG
- a CDS encoding 5-(carboxyamino)imidazole ribonucleotide synthase, which produces MVGGGQLARMTHQAAIALGQRLRVLAAAPDEPAAQVTPDVVLGSHTDLDDLRRAADGATVLTFDHEHVPGELLDRLVAEGVNVAPPPAALRHAQDKLVMRRRLAELGAPVPRFAAIETTEDLERFAELTGGPMVVKAARGGYDGRGVSLVDDLPQARAVVADYLAAGVPVLAEERVVMRRELSALVARSPFGQGAAWPVVETVQEDGICVTVIAPAPELSDETAAGAQQLALRLADELGVVGVLAVELFETVDGQLLVNELAMRPHNSGHWTMDGAATGQFEQHLRAVLDYPLGATTPIAPLTVMANVLGAAQTPSMSMDERLHHLFARYPEARVHLYGKGERPGRKIGHINLLGRDTTDAVTLRERAESAAHWLSHGEWSDGWNPHE; this is translated from the coding sequence ATGGTGGGCGGTGGTCAGCTGGCGCGGATGACCCATCAGGCAGCGATAGCGCTCGGACAGCGGTTGCGGGTGCTGGCGGCCGCTCCCGACGAGCCGGCAGCCCAAGTCACCCCGGACGTCGTACTGGGCTCCCACACCGACCTCGACGACCTGCGCCGCGCTGCTGACGGGGCCACCGTGCTCACCTTCGACCACGAGCACGTCCCAGGCGAACTGCTGGACCGGCTGGTCGCCGAAGGGGTCAACGTCGCACCGCCCCCGGCTGCTCTGCGGCACGCCCAGGACAAGCTGGTGATGCGCCGCAGACTGGCGGAGTTGGGGGCGCCGGTGCCCCGGTTCGCCGCGATCGAGACCACCGAAGACCTCGAGCGTTTCGCGGAGCTGACCGGTGGGCCGATGGTGGTGAAGGCGGCCCGGGGCGGTTATGACGGCCGTGGGGTTTCCCTGGTCGACGACCTGCCTCAGGCCCGGGCGGTGGTCGCCGACTATCTGGCGGCCGGAGTGCCGGTGCTGGCCGAGGAACGCGTGGTGATGCGCCGTGAACTCTCCGCGCTGGTGGCCCGCTCACCGTTCGGCCAGGGCGCGGCCTGGCCGGTGGTCGAGACCGTGCAGGAAGACGGAATCTGCGTGACGGTGATCGCGCCCGCCCCCGAACTCTCGGACGAGACAGCCGCTGGCGCCCAACAACTGGCGCTGCGGCTGGCCGATGAGTTGGGCGTCGTCGGCGTGCTGGCCGTTGAGCTGTTCGAGACCGTCGACGGTCAGTTGCTGGTCAACGAGCTGGCGATGCGGCCGCACAACTCAGGGCACTGGACCATGGACGGGGCGGCCACCGGCCAGTTCGAGCAGCATCTTCGCGCGGTATTGGACTATCCGCTCGGGGCCACCACGCCGATCGCCCCGCTGACCGTGATGGCCAACGTGCTGGGCGCCGCCCAAACCCCGTCGATGTCGATGGACGAGCGGCTGCACCATCTTTTCGCGCGCTATCCCGAAGCCCGGGTCCACCTCTACGGCAAGGGCGAACGGCCCGGTCGCAAGATCGGCCATATCAACCTGCTCGGTCGTGACACGACGGACGCGGTGACGCTGCGCGAGCGGGCCGAAAGCGCGGCACACTGGTTGTCGCACGGGGAATGGAGCGATGGATGGAATCCGCATGAGTGA
- a CDS encoding GtrA family protein, translating into MSFTDATIARLPRVIRPLAERHHELIKFAIVGATTFVIDSALFYTLKLTILSPKPVTAKVISGIVAVIASYILNREWSFKDRGGRERHHEALLFFGVSGVGVLLSMAPLWFSSYVLGLRAPMVSLTVENLSDFVSAYIIGNLLQMAFRFWAFRRWVFPDEFARSSDAALDATLQTGALAEAIEDSLEASGDTGVVTLFRRPARHRPPTDGLSKTS; encoded by the coding sequence GTGTCTTTTACCGACGCCACCATCGCCCGCCTGCCGCGGGTGATCCGTCCGCTGGCCGAACGCCATCATGAGCTGATCAAGTTCGCCATCGTCGGCGCGACCACATTCGTCATCGACTCCGCGTTGTTCTACACCCTCAAGCTGACCATCCTGTCGCCCAAGCCGGTCACGGCCAAGGTCATCTCGGGGATCGTCGCGGTGATCGCCTCCTACATCCTCAACCGCGAGTGGAGCTTCAAAGACCGGGGTGGCCGGGAGCGCCACCACGAGGCACTGCTCTTCTTCGGGGTCAGCGGGGTCGGGGTGCTGCTGTCCATGGCCCCGTTGTGGTTCTCCAGCTACGTACTCGGGCTGCGGGCGCCCATGGTGTCGTTGACCGTCGAGAACCTGTCAGACTTCGTCTCGGCCTACATCATCGGCAACCTGCTGCAGATGGCGTTCCGGTTCTGGGCATTTCGCCGCTGGGTCTTTCCCGACGAGTTCGCCCGCAGCTCCGATGCCGCGCTGGACGCCACGCTGCAGACCGGCGCGCTCGCCGAGGCGATCGAGGACTCGCTGGAGGCCAGCGGGGACACCGGCGTGGTGACCTTGTTCAGGCGCCCGGCCCGTCATCGACCGCCGACGGACGGCCTGTCGAAGACTTCGTGA
- a CDS encoding PH domain-containing protein: protein MGYPESVLAADEHVVLHRHPHVKRLVAPVLVLLLATACAAFAAGLINPLAWDPTAKNVVFAVIWAIWLVVVGWLTLWPFLSWLTTHFVVTDRRVMFRHGLLTRSGIDIALARINSVEFVHGFIDRILRTGTLIIESASQEPLEFYDIPRVEQVHTLLYHEVFDRPSVGGR from the coding sequence GTGGGTTATCCGGAAAGCGTGCTCGCCGCCGATGAGCACGTGGTGTTGCACCGGCACCCGCACGTCAAGCGCCTGGTTGCGCCGGTGCTGGTGCTGCTGCTGGCCACGGCCTGCGCGGCGTTCGCCGCCGGTCTGATCAACCCGCTGGCCTGGGATCCGACCGCCAAGAACGTCGTGTTCGCGGTGATCTGGGCGATCTGGCTGGTGGTGGTCGGTTGGCTGACGCTCTGGCCCTTCTTGAGCTGGCTGACCACGCATTTCGTGGTCACCGACCGGCGGGTGATGTTCCGGCACGGGTTGCTGACCCGCAGCGGCATCGATATCGCGCTGGCGCGGATCAACAGTGTGGAGTTCGTCCACGGGTTCATCGACCGGATCCTGCGGACCGGCACGCTGATCATCGAGTCGGCGTCACAGGAGCCGTTGGAGTTCTATGACATTCCGCGCGTGGAGCAGGTGCACACGCTGCTCTATCACGAAGTCTTCGACAGGCCGTCCGTCGGCGGTCGATGA
- a CDS encoding biotin--[acetyl-CoA-carboxylase] ligase, with product MSSPPRPPLDATVLRAALTTPNGPWRVVDVVGSTGSTNADLLARAAAGEDIDGAVLLAEHQTAGRGRHGRHWSTPAHSQLALSVGVAADTVPTSGWGWLPLATGVAVADAIADLAGLRVGLKWPNDVIVGEGKLAGILAEVAAPQQLIVVGLGLNVTMTAQEAPEPTAVSLAMLGSPVVDRNILATKVLRKLADRIAAWRAAGGADDALLSDYRRHSCTLGAKVRADIPGGRRVEGLAESIDDTGRLVIDTGERTVTVSAGDVTRLRPNE from the coding sequence ATGAGTTCTCCGCCCCGGCCGCCGCTGGACGCGACCGTGCTGCGGGCGGCGCTGACCACGCCCAACGGCCCGTGGCGTGTCGTGGATGTCGTCGGCAGCACGGGTTCCACCAACGCCGATCTGTTGGCGCGCGCGGCCGCCGGGGAAGACATCGACGGGGCCGTGCTGCTGGCTGAGCACCAGACCGCCGGTCGTGGTCGGCACGGCCGGCACTGGAGCACCCCGGCGCACAGCCAGCTCGCGCTGTCGGTGGGCGTGGCCGCGGACACTGTGCCCACATCCGGCTGGGGGTGGCTGCCCCTGGCCACCGGGGTTGCGGTGGCCGATGCCATCGCCGACCTCGCGGGCCTGCGCGTCGGTCTCAAGTGGCCCAACGACGTCATCGTGGGGGAGGGCAAGCTGGCCGGCATCCTCGCCGAGGTGGCCGCGCCCCAGCAGCTGATCGTGGTGGGTCTCGGACTCAACGTGACCATGACGGCGCAGGAGGCGCCGGAGCCGACGGCGGTGTCGCTGGCCATGCTCGGTTCCCCGGTAGTCGATCGAAATATCTTGGCCACCAAGGTCCTTCGTAAGCTGGCGGATCGGATCGCGGCCTGGCGCGCGGCCGGTGGCGCCGACGACGCGCTGCTGTCGGATTACCGGCGGCACAGCTGCACGCTGGGCGCCAAGGTGCGCGCCGACATACCCGGTGGCCGGCGCGTGGAGGGACTGGCCGAATCCATTGATGACACGGGGCGCCTGGTCATCGACACCGGCGAGCGCACCGTCACCGTCTCTGCCGGCGACGTCACCCGGCTGCGGCCCAACGAATAG
- a CDS encoding alpha/beta hydrolase, translating to MVTRGSTRRVHHRHSAQSVAVSLASRFVVKNLVRVWALQPDLGWPLASVDRLAGVVPRPPSARVERFSLGHCAAEQVRAQDASDQRAILYLHGGAFLTCGLNTHRTLVARLSRAADATVLNVGYRMLPQHRIADAIDDGLNGLRWLLRQGYDPEQIVVAGDSAGGYLAFLTALTAVQTQLLTPAGVATVSPFTDADPTAKLAHRNAQRCAMFPCEALTAFTRYLLRARAMSPIDADLSALPPVTIHASMDELLLPDAEVMAQRLDAAGVRCDLHLWEGQVHDFPLAADVLPEGRRAIGYIGDFVKEVTRGPAQRRPDIEPSLPAREAGAPDGLFA from the coding sequence ATGGTCACCAGGGGTTCGACGCGGCGTGTTCACCACCGTCACAGCGCCCAGTCGGTCGCGGTGTCGCTGGCCAGCCGGTTTGTGGTGAAGAATCTGGTGCGCGTATGGGCGCTGCAGCCGGATCTGGGGTGGCCGCTCGCATCGGTGGACCGACTGGCCGGGGTGGTGCCGCGTCCACCCTCAGCACGAGTGGAGCGCTTCAGCCTCGGTCACTGCGCCGCTGAGCAGGTTCGCGCCCAGGACGCCTCCGACCAGCGGGCCATCCTGTATCTGCACGGGGGCGCGTTCTTGACCTGCGGACTCAACACCCATCGCACGCTGGTGGCCCGATTGTCGAGAGCGGCGGACGCCACTGTGCTCAACGTCGGCTACCGGATGCTTCCGCAACACCGGATCGCCGACGCGATCGATGACGGCCTCAACGGCTTGCGCTGGTTATTGCGGCAGGGCTACGACCCGGAACAGATCGTGGTGGCCGGGGACTCCGCCGGTGGCTATCTCGCATTCCTGACCGCTCTGACCGCCGTACAGACGCAGCTGTTGACTCCAGCGGGCGTGGCGACCGTCTCACCGTTCACCGACGCGGACCCGACCGCCAAGCTGGCGCACCGCAATGCCCAGCGCTGTGCCATGTTTCCGTGCGAGGCACTCACGGCGTTCACCCGTTACCTGCTGCGTGCGCGGGCGATGTCGCCGATCGACGCCGACCTGTCGGCGCTGCCGCCGGTCACCATCCACGCCAGCATGGACGAACTGCTGCTTCCCGACGCCGAGGTGATGGCGCAGCGCCTGGATGCCGCGGGGGTACGTTGCGACCTGCACCTGTGGGAAGGCCAGGTGCACGACTTCCCGCTGGCCGCCGACGTGCTGCCTGAGGGACGCCGGGCCATCGGCTACATCGGCGACTTCGTCAAGGAAGTCACCCGCGGCCCGGCGCAGCGGCGGCCGGACATCGAGCCCTCGCTACCGGCCCGAGAAGCCGGCGCCCCCGACGGGCTCTTTGCCTAG